The sequence CCCTTGTTGCAAGCCTTATGCCTTTCCCAGGAATAGCTTTGCATCAGCAGAAAGAGCCTGGAGGAGATTCTAGGGCTCTGCAGCACCGCAGTCTGCCCAACCTGGAGAAGTATTGTGAGTGCAAGATTGCCTTCCCCCAGCCCAGGCTGTTGCAGgtggcacactgctgcctgcacagggcAAAGTCTGGGCCCAGCCCCGAGGTGTccgcagcagcagggaggaggaggaggaggagggctcatGCCGCTCCCCGCGGCAGCACTgcggcaggcaggcagagggTAGCAGAGatccgtgctttgccctgcagaGCCACGGCAGTGCCAGCACCGCTGCCCTCCTGGCTGCGCAGTAGGACTCAGGATGCTTAGCTGTCTGAGTTTCTCGCCCAAAATAGagttttttttctagctgtCAGCTTTTTTCTCTGCACTTCCTCGCATTTTTTCACCATCTTATAAAAAATACAACTGCTGAGGTCTCAGCTCTCTGATGCTTGCACTGTGTTCACAACCAGGggtgctgcttcctgcagcatcCCACTGGCCCGTGTCTGAGCATTGGTGTGTGCTTGTCTTGCTCTCTGGAAAAAGATTCAAGGAGGCCCCGCGGTGCTGTTGCAGTGGTGGCCAGCTTGGCAGCCACACGCTGCCCTCGGTCAACACTCCAGGAGCTGTCAGCAGAGTCCTAAATGGTTCTCAGTGATGTGCAGAGTGCCTGTTGATTCATTAATCAACCTCAGGGTCATTTAGCACAAGGCCAGgtgcctgccagcagcacaactgCACCCTTCTTGCACGGTCATGAGAGGCGTGGGTTGGTGCAGAACAGTCCCCAGTCCTGTGTCCCATCCATCCAGAGTGCCATGTGGTGCCCCATCACACTGTCTCCTGCAGGAAGGCCATTGAGGGGCTGGTGGCCCTCAGCGAGGACGGCTGCTCCCCCATCTCCATCCAGCAAATGGCATATGGTGagtgcagcacagggaagaagaGGTTGGGTCTCCTGGGGTCTGGGAGGTGCTTGGGGTGGGAGGAATTGTGACCTTGGGGTgtcacagcctctctgtgtCATGACAGTGGCTGGTGTGGGCTTTGGGCTCATGAGCGGCGCTTTCTCCATGATCAACCTCCTGGCGGACGCTCTGGGACCTGGCACCGTGGGCATCCATGGGGACTCGCAGCTCTATTTCCTGACCTCAGGTGAGGGTTGTGGATTGTGCCTTGAGCCTTCATCACAGGGGTGGCAGACCCATAGCCATATCGTAGCCACTTGCAGATCTCATCTCAATGTCTCAGTCCCCTGTGACCCTGTCCAGCCCTGACCTTGCACCTCTACCGAATCCCCATTGCCTCCCCACTGTTCTCCCGGCAGCCTTCATGACCATGGTGCTGATCTTCCTGCATACCTTCTGGGGCATTCTCTTTTTCCACGGCTGTGAGAACCGGCGCTGGTGGGAGATCGTGGCCGTCGTCGTCATGCACCTGGCGGTTTCAGGGTCGGTGAGTAGCCAGGAGCAGAGCTCGGTGCTGCCACcaggggtggctgtggggtaTGCTGGTCCCTGTCTCTGTGGAGGAGCAGCTACATGCACTAGCAAAGCTGCTGGTTTCTGGGGACCAGAACTCCCTACGAAGAGTTCCCCATGGCCTGTTCCCATCACTAACCAAACCCTGGAGCTGCTTCCCTACTCCTGGTGCTGTGAATAATGGTGCTGCCATGTCCCTAACCTGTCCCAGCCCCTCCCCAGAGCACTGGGGTGAACCAAGAGGGGGACACTGTGACTGTCTGTGACAATTAGGCCATGAGGGATCCTGCTCACcgtttccctttctcctctctctgcagaCATTTTGCAACCCGCTGTACGTAGGCAGCCTGGTGCCCTCCTACGTACTGATGGCCATTGCTGCTGTCTGGGCTTATATGCTGTCGGGGGGCTCTGTCCAGAACCTGCGCCGCTTCCTGCTCTGTAAGTCACCCAAATGGAGTTTTCTTTGGTTACTGTGTCCTGAGGTGGGGCAGGGTGTCTTGGAGGCTGAAGCAAGGTGATGGCCTTTGCTACAAGGAGGAGACTCCAGGGTTTGGGGCAGTCGTTGGGTTGTTGCCTCTCTGAGGAAGTTAATTTGGTGAATACTGACCCCTTGCTTGCTTCCTGCAGGTGCACAGAGTGAAGCCAGCCCCCAGCCAGCATCCTGAGGCCCTGCAGACGTTCCCATCCCCCGCTGCCCCTGCCCTCCCCTGTCAGCGGCAAGGTTGGCCGTCGCCTTTTCTGCAATACATTTTCTCCTGGAATGGGGGACCCTGGCCAGCCCCAGCAGGGACAGACGCTGCCATCCGGCTGCAGCAGCGGCGCTGTGACCGGCTTGCTCCTCTGCCCCTCTGGGGACAGCTCAGTCTGGGGGACTCAGCTCTGTTGGCCCCGAGCTATCACCTGGGAAGAGTTCTTCCTTGGACTGCCAGAGGCCTGAGCCCAAGAAGCCCCCTCACTTCTCCCCCTGGTGCAGAAGATGCCCTGCGGTCCCCTGTGCCTACAGGGGACACCATGTCTCCTCCTCTCCTGGGAAGTGGCTTTGTGAGGTGCTGTTGGGGCCAGGACTGAATGTTGTGGTGCTACTTTCTCCATCTCGACTCACTGCACTGGGAgatgcagccccagcactggaCTGTAGCGAGCATCCCagggtgggtgggtgggggtTGGCATGGCAAGGTAAGGGGATGATTAGGAGAAACAGGGGCAGATGGCATCCACCATTGTTGGTGGACATGTAGTCAAGGGCTTGGGGTGAGCGGTGAGCCACAGCTGGTGCTGGCACTGTCTGGGGAGGGGGGCTTGGGGCTGTTCCGGGGATCACCACCCTCTCCCTGAGTCAAAAGGGGATTTTAAGGCAGGTACCTCCCTGTTAACCTGCTACAGGACAGGGACTGCCAATGGGCTCAGGGCTGAGAGGCGGTTTTGTCCACAGTGGGCTTTTGTACCAATAAAACAAGCACCAGAGGTGAGCAGAAGTTGTGCGCTGGCCATGCAAGcatccttcctcctgctcctgtaTGGAGCTCTGACTGATGCACTGGGGTGGAGGCTGCTCACAGGCTCCCTCCTGCTCCATGCCCAGCCCGTTGCTCTTGGCTCCAGCTGCAGAGGGGAGCAGGGTGGGGGTTGGCCGGGAGCGGTGGGTCTGCCACCATCACCTCTGCATTTCTCCACGGCACTACAATGTTTTTCCAACACTTTGCACAAATAATAGGAGGAAGAAGTCCCAGAGCGATGTAAGACAGGGCGGGACTGTGCAAGGAGTCCTGCACTGCTTGCTCTGGAGCTCTGCCTCATGTATGGATGGAGGCTGATGCTTCCTCTGCAAGAGGTggctggcagagcagaaagcttttatcatgttattattattatttttttaatggttttatcCTTTTTGTAACAAAAATATCCCCTCAGACTAGGTGCTGTCCCAGGTGAACAGTCCATGTGGCTGCAGGAGGTCCTCCCCCAGCTTGGTGGGAGCGGCTCAGGCGGTGTTCTCAGCTGTGGCCGCTGTGTAGATGACCTTGGATTTGGTGGGTGAGTCCAGCCTGGagcaggagggaagaggaggggtTAGAGCAGGAGGGGGCCCTGCTAACAGCTGCCCTGCAATGGGTGCTGCTTTCcgctgcagctgtgtgcaggggaGGACTGCTGCCCACCATTGGTGTTCCCATCGCTTACCGTGCATTCTGGCTGCGGTTCTTGTAGACGTAGAGCAGGAAAGCCAGCATTGTGATGGCAAAGAGCACTCCGAATAGCACAGCAAGCACATCCCCTGTGAACCCAGGAGCGATATAAGGTTGGTTGTGGGGGGAATGGGGCTGGGCTCGTGGCAGCTGACACAAAACTAGCAGCCAACATGCTTACCTGCATGAAATGAGCTGGTGTGTCCTGCTGAGAAACAAGAACTAGTGTGAGAACATGCTGCAGGGACACCAGGGTTGGTCTAGAGTATCCCTCCTGGCTtcctgccccccagctcagcacaaGACTGCCAgaacccccatccccatcagaCACTCCCCGTCCCTTTCCCATCCCCAGCATCTCCCCTACCTGCTgtcactgagctgctgccaccTGAAAGAGACACATCACAGTCAGGGGGTGCccagagaggagaggaacaCCACTATGGGTTCTGCCAGAAGTGACAAGAGGTTGGCCCCAAAGCCAGGCTGCTCACATTGCTCCCTGCATAGGGATGGCCACTCCATGTCCGTGCCCTAAATGCTGGGCCGGGGCTGTGCCAGGCAAATATTTACCCAGCACAGTGGTGCTGCTTGCGCACAGCTGCATTATCGCCTCTGTGCCTCTCTGTGTGGTGCCGGGTGGCACTATCGGTGGCAGTGTCCCATGGTTCAAGGAAGCCACCACCACAACAGCAGCACTCCCACCGCtgcttggggggggggcaagGGCTTTGTGTGAGCTCAGGGCTTTGACAGAAATAGCaaataggagagaaaaaacagtgtttgcaCATCCACCCCCACCTCTACAATGCCAGGGAGCAGCGTCTGCAGAAAGTGGTATAAGGCTTGGAGGTAAATGGTGAACACGATAAAGCAGCCAACAGGTTTACCAAAGATAGAGCATGCCAGCCTAACCCGATATCCTTCGTTGATAAGTGAGATTCTAGACAAAGAAAATGTGGTAGATTTTATCTCCTGGACTTCAGTGAAGCATTCCCGTGGTGCTGCCCGGGCACTGCGGCGATGGGAGCCCACAGCCAGGGgaagccccagcactgccccaggcACTGGTGCTGTTACTCAGTATGACACAGGGCCTCGGAAATGCCACCCAAAGGGAGAGGGAACAGGATGTTGTACAGCAAAAAAGTAAAACTCTGAGTGAGCTCAGAGAACTGAGAAAGGGCACGAATTTAGTGATGCAGTGATAGTCACACCTGAGGGCAAACAGGAATTTCGAGTCATAGCTGGAAACCACCAGTGCTAGGAAGTGCTCTGAGGACAAACTGAGGACAGGAGCAGGGCCAACCCATGCACAAACCCAAGGGAAGCAGAGCTCCGAGGCCTCACTCCTCCCCCCCAGGATGCTCAGACTCCTTACCTGCAGGCACCTGCCTATCCCGGGAGGAGCTGGGCTCAAAGCTTGCCAGAACCCATCTCCTGTGCAGGCTCTGGTCCTGCCGAAAGTTGTTCATGAGGAGGTGGTTGTCGTCTGTCTGCAGGCTGCTCACCAGTACGGACATCTGGGAGGAGAGCAGTGTgagtggggtgggatgtgggatgCCCCGAGGAGCCAAGCCCCAGCACACACTTGGCCAACAGACCTGTTCCTTGGAGAGCATCACGGTCTGGTTGAAGACAGTCCACTTGACGGACTCAAGGCAGGGCGGGGTGGTCAGGGACCCGTTGTAGTGGAAGTAGAGGTGCAGGTTGTCAGGCAGCAAGCCGGCAATGTTGAACCCGGGCACAAAGACTTCACCATCTGGGAGGAGAAATGGGGCAGCGGTgaactgctgctgtgcaagCTTCCCCTGTGCACAGGGCCAACAGCTGCTACAGCCTTcctctgcagtgccagcagggcgtTACCTTCCTCTTGGATGCTGCGCAGGTGCTCGAGTATCTGCTGGTAATATGGGTTCTCCCTTGGCCCAACCTGTAACACAGCAGTGATGGGAGGAATGGCTGCTGGCAAAGGGCCCCGTGTCCTGCAGtccccctctccatcccccagaTCATGTtgttcttccttcccctccttgcTCAAGGGCTGCTCACCTCCAGGAAgacccccagcactgccagcccatCCGGTTGGGTCACGGCTGCCTCAAAGTTCTCATACTTGGTGTTGTAGTGGACCACGTGGAGCTGAAAGGAAACACAGCTTCGATGTGGGATGGGCACCCCTGGATGGTGCTCACTTCCTTGGACAGAGCATTTTCTGGGGGAGgcatgcagctgtgctgagcatccCTACTAGGGGCGCACTGCTGGTCAAGTGGGATAAAGGTGCCATAGCAGTGAGCACCAAGACCTGCCCTGAATATGGGCCGACGACCCACCCTGGAGGACAGCAGCTGTACCAGAAGGGATGAAATCGGGCCAAGCTGGCCGTGTGCAGCTCACGGTCCCGTGCCTCCAGCCCAGCACCAGGACAGAATGCTCCTCACCTCCCCAGCAAAGCGCTTGTGGTCAACGGTGTGCTCGGAGCCAGGATTCGAAGGCGAGCCCCAGTGCAGATGCAGCTGCACGGCGCGGTACTGCTGCGCATAGCCACCCGTGATAGCCAAGGACTCAGGCAGCTTCAGGACcactgcagagggagggagagcacGGTCGGTAAAGCAGAGTCTGCAGAATGGCTGAAGGGAAGGAGTCACCTTGGGCTGGGGGAGGTTGGTGACAACAAACAAAAGTGGCTTTGGATCTTAAATGAGGTTGAAGGTAGGGCAGTGGGTAGAGCCATGCTACGAAGCAGGGTTCAGCCTGCGGGACACCCAGTGAATAAATGTATTCACTATGTAGGAATAACACAAAGAGGCCGTGGATAGAGAATAAGGGGATTGGCAGAGCCATGTATGCTtgtgggagcacagagctgcatcactgctgcagcaagcagagcagcctgcaggcctGTCCAGCACTGGGGCTGGTGTCACACGAAATCTGCAGTTAGAGCAGTGTCTGTTTGGACATTGGGCACACGTATTTGGTTTTGCCTTTACTTTTAGGTGTGGTTTGAGGCAAAGCTGAGCCCCAGATACCTGGCGAGCAGAACA comes from Gallus gallus isolate bGalGal1 chromosome Z, bGalGal1.mat.broiler.GRCg7b, whole genome shotgun sequence and encodes:
- the CA9 gene encoding carbonic anhydrase 9, whose protein sequence is MYVRQSRPAGSRGPSRTPHLLEMNRTALRVCVLLLAGLGRAAGGQEHDHNDENAPHSAEKGPSDSHWSYEDPGQWAKHFPACSGTMQSPININTETTIFSPQLRPIQLSGYSLPASQMLALKNNGHTVVLKLPESLAITGGYAQQYRAVQLHLHWGSPSNPGSEHTVDHKRFAGELHVVHYNTKYENFEAAVTQPDGLAVLGVFLEVGPRENPYYQQILEHLRSIQEEDGEVFVPGFNIAGLLPDNLHLYFHYNGSLTTPPCLESVKWTVFNQTVMLSKEQMSVLVSSLQTDDNHLLMNNFRQDQSLHRRWVLASFEPSSSRDRQVPAGGSSSVTAGHTSSFHAGDVLAVLFGVLFAITMLAFLLYVYKNRSQNARLDSPTKSKVIYTAATAENTA
- the APH1AL gene encoding gamma-secretase subunit Aph-1b, which translates into the protein MTLAVFFGCTFIAFGPAFSLFLFTIARDPLRIIILIAGAFFWLVSLLLSSLIWFIAVKASDPHDEPLQKGLLIFGVMFSVLLQEAFRFLYYKLLRKAIEGLVALSEDGCSPISIQQMAYVAGVGFGLMSGAFSMINLLADALGPGTVGIHGDSQLYFLTSAFMTMVLIFLHTFWGILFFHGCENRRWWEIVAVVVMHLAVSGSTFCNPLYVGSLVPSYVLMAIAAVWAYMLSGGSVQNLRRFLLCAQSEASPQPAS